The following DNA comes from Hordeum vulgare subsp. vulgare chromosome 3H, MorexV3_pseudomolecules_assembly, whole genome shotgun sequence.
TGCAACCGGCAGTTCCCGACGTTCCAGGCGCTCGGGGGACACCGCGCCAGCCACAAGCGCCCCAGGATGCAACACCCATCCCCGCAGCACGCGCTCGTCGGCGTCCACGATGAGGCAGCGCTCTGCCTTGGCCACCGCGTGCCCCAGGCGCCGCCGCAGCCGCCCAGGCCGAGGGTGCACGAGTGCCCCGTCTGCGGGCTCGAGTTCGCCGTCGGCCAGGCGCTGGGCGGGCACATGCGCCGGCACCGCGTCGAACCCGAGGCCGGGACCAACGCCCCGAGcagcaaggcggcggcggcggcctcgtGCGACGACGGCGGGATCTGCCTGGACCTGAACCTGACGCCTTCGGAGAACTGCGTCAAGTGCAAGAGCGCGGCGGAGCTCGCCGCCGCTGCCGGGCAGGGTGTAAATAAGGCGCTAGGCGGGCACATTCGTCGGCACCGCCCGGAGGACGAGAGCCAGGCCCACGCGACGAGCGGCAGATTGGATTTCTGTGATAAgttgggaagaagccaaagatatTTGCCCTTGCCACTCGATCCTTGTGGCAGATTGGAAGATGCTGATATATCAGCTTCAATTTGTTGATTCGATGGTTTAAGGAAATGACAGTTGGTCCTGTAGATTAAATGTGATAAACCTTTTTTCTAACATAGTAAGGATATACACGAACATCCATTCATCCATATGAACGCACACACGTACATTCTATCCCTATGAACATCTTCGAAAGACTAAATCGACATATCATCTTACAAAGTCATCGTAAATGTCTTGTCGTCGAAGCAAACATCTTCTTCCACTGAAAGCATATCGTCGGAAATttaaaataaattcagaaataatACTCCTACGAGGACTTAAA
Coding sequences within:
- the LOC123444946 gene encoding zinc finger protein ZAT12-like, with translation MSKRGRGAWNMELGRLDTASLLMLLAQQHRQRGVAGAPPAMGGRVFECKTCNRQFPTFQALGGHRASHKRPRMQHPSPQHALVGVHDEAALCLGHRVPQAPPQPPRPRVHECPVCGLEFAVGQALGGHMRRHRVEPEAGTNAPSSKAAAAASCDDGGICLDLNLTPSENCVKCKSAAELAAAAGQGVNKALGGHIRRHRPEDESQAHATSGRLDFCDKLGRSQRYLPLPLDPCGRLEDADISASIC